A single window of Pseudoduganella plicata DNA harbors:
- a CDS encoding enolase C-terminal domain-like protein, whose protein sequence is MATDLITGSAGSPESPGSPIVTSMQVIPVAGRDSMLFNLCGAHAPYFIRTLVLLQDSAGRTGIGEVPGGAGITGALERVVPIVVGTHTGRYNRTLNAVRAAIAGQDKGVIKHEVTSAAEAAVLKQPHEINLRLENVITAIEAALLDLLGQYLGVPVCELLGSGQQRDKVPMLAYLFYIGDRTRTDLPYQAGSGDANDWYHIRHQEAVTPAAIARQAQATVARYGFKDFKLKGGVMRGADEMEAVAAIKARFPDARVTLDPNGAWSLDEAIALCRGQGHLLAYAEDPCGPEHGYSGREIMAEFRRATGIPTATNMIATDWRQMAHSHLLGAVDIPLADPHFWTMQGSVRLAQLCHDWGLTWGSHSNNHFDVSLAMFTHAAAAAPGRITAIDTHWIWQEGEERLTREPLQIVDGSVAVPDKPGLGIEPDMERIMAAHALFKQVGAGARDDAMAMQYLIPGWTYSPKLPSLGR, encoded by the coding sequence ATGGCAACAGACCTGATAACAGGCAGCGCCGGCAGCCCGGAATCCCCAGGATCCCCCATCGTCACATCGATGCAGGTGATTCCCGTGGCGGGCCGCGACAGCATGCTGTTCAACCTGTGCGGCGCGCACGCACCGTATTTCATCCGCACGCTGGTGCTGCTGCAGGACAGCGCGGGCCGCACCGGTATCGGCGAAGTGCCCGGTGGCGCCGGCATCACGGGCGCGCTGGAACGCGTCGTCCCGATTGTCGTCGGCACGCACACTGGCCGCTACAACCGCACGCTCAATGCGGTGCGCGCCGCGATCGCCGGCCAGGACAAGGGCGTCATCAAGCACGAGGTCACTTCCGCCGCCGAAGCGGCCGTGCTGAAACAGCCGCATGAAATCAACCTGCGGCTGGAGAACGTCATCACCGCCATCGAGGCGGCGCTGCTCGACCTGCTGGGCCAGTACCTGGGCGTTCCCGTCTGCGAACTGCTCGGGTCCGGGCAGCAGCGCGACAAGGTGCCGATGCTGGCCTATCTGTTCTATATCGGCGACCGTACCCGCACCGACCTGCCCTACCAGGCCGGCAGCGGCGATGCGAACGACTGGTACCACATCCGCCATCAGGAAGCCGTGACGCCGGCCGCCATTGCGCGCCAGGCACAAGCCACCGTGGCACGCTACGGCTTCAAGGACTTCAAACTGAAGGGCGGCGTGATGCGCGGCGCCGACGAGATGGAAGCGGTGGCCGCCATCAAGGCACGCTTCCCCGATGCGCGCGTGACGCTCGATCCGAACGGCGCCTGGTCGCTGGACGAAGCCATTGCACTGTGCCGCGGACAGGGCCACCTGCTGGCTTACGCGGAAGACCCGTGCGGCCCGGAACACGGCTACTCAGGCCGCGAGATCATGGCGGAGTTCCGTCGTGCCACCGGCATCCCGACCGCCACCAACATGATCGCTACCGACTGGCGTCAGATGGCGCACTCGCACCTGCTGGGCGCCGTGGACATTCCGCTGGCCGACCCGCACTTCTGGACGATGCAGGGCTCCGTACGGCTGGCGCAGCTGTGCCACGACTGGGGCCTGACGTGGGGCTCGCATTCGAACAACCACTTCGACGTGTCGCTGGCGATGTTTACGCATGCGGCAGCCGCGGCACCGGGCCGCATCACGGCCATCGACACGCACTGGATCTGGCAGGAAGGCGAGGAACGCCTGACACGCGAGCCGCTGCAGATCGTCGACGGCAGCGTGGCCGTACCGGACAAGCCCGGCCTGGGCATCGAACCGGACATGGAGCGCATCATGGCGGCGCATGCCCTGTTCAAGCAGGTGGGTGCCGGCGCGCGCGACGATGCGATGGCCATGCAGTACCTGATACCCGGCTGGACGTATTCGCCGAAGCTGCCCAGCCTGGGCCGCTGA
- a CDS encoding SGNH/GDSL hydrolase family protein, translated as MQNRLPGTRHMRRHALGAWLAGMALAAGAAAQPPNTSPAPHWVASWGAAQQIPEHHNELAPQYWRDATLRQIVHTSLGGERLRVRVSNAFGTEPLVVDGAGIALARAPGDAAIDPGSTRTLTFDGRASVTIPAGGEYYSDPVALTHKAGADLAISLYFKDAPARQTGHPGSRATSFVGGGNQVAAATLDEPTKVEHWYALADVEVQAPRGTRAVVAIGDSITDGNGATTDGNNRWPDLLAGRLRAAKTPMGVVNAGIGGGRMLRDGLGPNLVSRFERDVLGRAGVTHAVVMIGVNDLGGLHRNKPDDPAARARMLEDLRLAHRQLVERAHAQGVCVIGGTITPYAGSDYYKPAPVNEADRRQLNDWIRSAGVFDGVADFDAALRDPARPELIRKEYDKGDGLHPSPAGMRALAEAVPLAALRKCAYAPGSAR; from the coding sequence ATGCAGAACAGACTGCCGGGCACCCGGCATATGCGCCGTCACGCCCTGGGCGCGTGGCTGGCCGGGATGGCGCTTGCCGCCGGCGCGGCCGCGCAACCCCCCAATACTTCTCCCGCGCCGCACTGGGTCGCCTCCTGGGGCGCGGCGCAGCAAATCCCCGAACACCACAACGAGCTGGCACCGCAGTACTGGCGCGACGCGACGCTGCGCCAGATCGTCCATACGTCGCTGGGCGGCGAGCGCCTGCGCGTACGCGTCAGCAATGCGTTCGGCACCGAGCCGCTGGTCGTCGATGGCGCCGGTATCGCGCTGGCGCGCGCACCGGGCGATGCCGCCATCGATCCGGGCTCCACGCGGACGCTGACCTTTGACGGCCGCGCCAGCGTGACGATTCCCGCCGGCGGCGAATACTACAGCGACCCGGTCGCGCTGACGCACAAGGCCGGCGCCGACCTGGCCATCTCGCTGTACTTCAAGGATGCGCCGGCGCGCCAGACGGGCCACCCCGGCTCGCGCGCGACCAGCTTTGTCGGCGGCGGCAACCAGGTGGCCGCGGCCACGCTGGACGAGCCGACGAAGGTCGAGCACTGGTATGCGTTGGCGGACGTCGAAGTGCAGGCGCCGCGAGGCACGCGCGCCGTTGTCGCCATCGGCGATTCGATCACGGACGGCAATGGCGCCACGACGGACGGCAACAACCGCTGGCCCGACCTGCTGGCCGGGCGCCTGCGCGCGGCGAAGACCCCGATGGGTGTCGTCAATGCCGGCATCGGCGGCGGGCGCATGCTGCGCGACGGGCTGGGACCGAACCTCGTGTCGCGCTTCGAACGCGACGTGCTGGGGCGCGCCGGCGTGACGCATGCGGTCGTCATGATCGGCGTGAACGACCTGGGCGGCCTGCACCGCAACAAGCCGGACGACCCCGCAGCACGCGCGCGGATGCTGGAGGACCTGCGCCTGGCGCACCGCCAGCTGGTGGAGCGGGCGCACGCGCAAGGCGTCTGCGTCATCGGCGGCACGATCACGCCGTACGCCGGCAGCGACTATTACAAGCCGGCGCCCGTGAACGAGGCGGACCGCCGCCAGCTCAACGACTGGATCCGCAGCGCCGGCGTGTTCGACGGCGTGGCGGACTTCGACGCGGCACTGCGCGATCCGGCGCGGCCGGAACTGATCCGCAAGGAGTACGACAAGGGCGACGGCCTGCATCCTTCTCCAGCCGGCATGCGTGCGCTGGCGGAGGCGGTGCCGCTCGCCGCGTTGCGCAAGTGCGCATATGCGCCGGGGAGCGC